Proteins encoded together in one Mycobacterium simiae window:
- a CDS encoding ATP-dependent Clp protease proteolytic subunit has translation MRSNSVGLNLTDSVYERLLSERIIFLGSEVNDEVANRLCAQILLLAAEDSDKDINLYINSPGGSISAGMAIYDTMVLAPCDIATYAMGMAASMGEFLLAAGTKGKRFALPHARILMHQPLGGVTGSAADIAIQAEQFHVIKKEMFRLNAEFTGQSIERIEADSDRDRWFTAQEALEYGFVDHIITRAAHITNGEAR, from the coding sequence ATGCGTTCGAACTCGGTGGGCCTCAACCTCACGGACTCGGTGTATGAGCGCTTGCTCTCCGAGCGCATCATCTTCCTGGGTTCGGAGGTGAACGACGAGGTCGCCAACCGGTTGTGCGCGCAGATTCTGCTGCTCGCCGCCGAGGACAGCGACAAGGACATCAACCTCTACATCAACTCTCCGGGTGGCTCGATCAGCGCCGGGATGGCCATTTACGACACGATGGTCCTGGCACCCTGCGACATCGCCACCTATGCGATGGGCATGGCCGCCTCGATGGGGGAGTTCCTGTTGGCGGCCGGCACCAAGGGCAAGCGCTTCGCGCTGCCGCACGCCCGCATCCTGATGCACCAGCCGCTCGGTGGAGTGACCGGTAGCGCGGCCGACATCGCAATCCAGGCCGAGCAGTTCCACGTCATCAAGAAGGAGATGTTCCGGCTGAACGCCGAGTTCACCGGCCAATCGATCGAACGCATCGAGGCCGACTCGGACCGCGACCGGTGGTTCACCGCGCAGGAGGCCCTGGAATACGGCTTCGTCGACCACATCATCACCCGCGCCGCCCACATCACCAATGGAGAAGCCCGATGA
- a CDS encoding Fpg/Nei family DNA glycosylase produces the protein MPEGHTLHRLARLHQRRFGGAAVAVSSPQGRFAGPAAAVNGQVLRKSSAWGKHLFHHYANGPIVHVHLGLYGTFTEWERGDDATLPEAIGQVRMRMVGAEYGTDLRGPTVCEVIDEAAVSDVVAKLGPDPLRNDADPSWAWTRITKSRRPIGALLMDQTVIAGVGNVYRSELLFRHRIDPYRPGRSIGAAEFDAAWTDLVALMKVGLRRGRIIVVRPEHDHGLPSYRPDRPRTYVYRRAGEPCRVCGGPIRTAVLEGRNLFWCSTCQK, from the coding sequence TTGCCTGAGGGACATACCCTGCACCGGCTGGCCCGGCTGCATCAACGCCGATTCGGCGGCGCAGCGGTCGCCGTGTCCAGCCCGCAGGGCCGGTTCGCCGGGCCGGCCGCGGCGGTGAACGGGCAGGTGCTGCGCAAGTCCAGCGCGTGGGGCAAACACCTGTTTCACCACTACGCCAACGGCCCGATCGTGCACGTCCACCTGGGTCTGTACGGCACGTTCACCGAATGGGAGCGGGGCGACGACGCAACCCTTCCGGAAGCGATCGGGCAGGTACGGATGCGAATGGTCGGCGCCGAGTACGGCACCGACCTGCGCGGCCCGACGGTGTGCGAGGTGATCGACGAGGCTGCGGTCAGCGACGTCGTGGCCAAGCTCGGCCCCGACCCGTTACGTAACGACGCCGACCCGTCCTGGGCGTGGACCCGAATCACCAAGTCGCGCAGACCGATCGGCGCGCTATTGATGGATCAGACCGTCATCGCCGGGGTAGGCAACGTCTACCGCAGTGAGTTGTTGTTCCGGCACCGCATCGACCCGTACCGGCCCGGGCGGTCGATCGGTGCCGCGGAATTCGATGCGGCGTGGACCGATCTGGTGGCGCTGATGAAGGTCGGCCTGCGGCGCGGCCGGATCATCGTGGTGCGGCCCGAGCACGATCACGGTTTGCCGTCGTACCGGCCGGATCGGCCCCGCACCTACGTCTACCGGCGTGCCGGCGAACCATGCCGGGTTTGCGGCGGGCCGATCCGCACGGCGGTGCTGGAGGGGCGCAACCTGTTCTGGTGCTCGACCTGCCAGAAGTGA
- the clpP2 gene encoding ATP-dependent CLP protease proteolytic subunit ClpP2 — MSPQHPEIQPQARYILPSFIEHSSFGVKESNPYNKLFEERIIFLGVQVDDASANDIMAQLLVLESLDPDRDITMYINSPGGGFTSLMAIYDTMQYVRADIQTVCLGQAASAAAVLLAAGTPGKRMALPNARVLIHQPSLQGVIQGQFSDLEIQAAEIERMRTLMETTLARHTNKEPSVIRKDTDRDKILTAEEAKDYGIIDTVLEYRKLSAQTN; from the coding sequence ATGAGTCCCCAGCATCCTGAAATCCAGCCTCAGGCGCGCTACATTCTGCCGTCGTTCATCGAGCACTCCAGCTTCGGTGTCAAGGAGTCGAACCCCTACAACAAGCTGTTCGAGGAACGCATCATCTTCCTCGGCGTGCAGGTCGACGACGCCTCGGCGAACGACATCATGGCCCAGTTGCTGGTGCTGGAATCGCTGGACCCCGACCGCGACATCACCATGTACATCAACTCGCCGGGTGGCGGATTCACCTCGCTGATGGCGATTTACGACACCATGCAGTACGTGCGCGCCGACATCCAGACGGTGTGCCTGGGACAGGCGGCCTCGGCCGCGGCGGTGTTGCTGGCTGCCGGAACACCGGGTAAGCGGATGGCGCTGCCCAACGCCCGGGTGCTGATCCACCAGCCGTCGCTGCAGGGCGTGATCCAAGGCCAGTTCTCCGACCTGGAGATCCAGGCTGCCGAGATCGAGCGGATGCGCACGCTGATGGAGACGACGCTGGCCCGGCACACCAACAAGGAACCGTCGGTGATCCGCAAGGACACCGACCGGGACAAGATCCTGACCGCCGAAGAGGCCAAGGACTACGGGATCATCGACACGGTGCTGGAGTACCGGAAGCTGTCCGCGCAGACCAATTAA
- a CDS encoding serine hydrolase domain-containing protein — protein MSDLAPEAAIKGSCAPDFIGVRDAFERNFALQLEQGAAVAVWVDGDLVVNLWGGWADGAATRPWQQDTLTTVLSGTKGLSATCMHQLVDRGEVDLHAPIARYWPEFGQAGKEHITLAMVMSHRSGVIGPRTPITWVQVCDWDYVCEQLVSAEPWWQPGTAQGYHMTTFGFIVGEVFRRVTGRTIGQYLRTEIAEPLGADVHIGLFPADQLRCAERVNKPHMRDLLTHIPASPASLADHPKAGLAVAMGWAPDDEVSSYDLDRWRALEFPGTNGQVSALGLATFYNALAQEKLLSRQHMDVIRECQGGLETDLVLGPRVADHGWGLGYMLNQRCVNGPNPRIFGHGGLGGSFGFVDLEHRIGYAYVANRFDATKANADPRSLALSNEVYATLGVDVSQFST, from the coding sequence ATGAGCGACCTTGCACCTGAAGCCGCCATCAAGGGCTCTTGCGCGCCGGACTTCATCGGAGTCCGCGACGCGTTCGAGCGCAACTTCGCACTGCAACTCGAACAGGGTGCCGCCGTTGCCGTGTGGGTCGACGGGGACCTGGTCGTCAACCTGTGGGGTGGCTGGGCAGACGGGGCCGCGACGCGGCCCTGGCAGCAAGACACTCTGACCACGGTGCTGTCCGGCACCAAGGGGCTCTCGGCCACCTGCATGCACCAGCTCGTCGACCGCGGCGAGGTGGACCTGCACGCACCGATCGCACGGTATTGGCCGGAATTCGGACAGGCGGGCAAGGAGCACATCACGCTGGCCATGGTGATGAGTCACCGGTCCGGCGTCATCGGGCCGCGCACCCCGATCACCTGGGTGCAGGTCTGCGACTGGGACTACGTCTGTGAACAGCTGGTCAGCGCCGAACCGTGGTGGCAGCCCGGCACCGCCCAGGGCTACCACATGACCACCTTCGGCTTCATCGTCGGCGAGGTGTTCCGCCGGGTGACCGGCCGCACGATCGGCCAGTACCTGCGCACCGAGATCGCCGAGCCGCTGGGCGCCGACGTCCACATCGGCCTGTTCCCCGCCGACCAGCTGCGCTGCGCCGAACGGGTGAACAAGCCGCACATGCGCGACCTGCTCACACACATCCCGGCCAGCCCGGCCAGCCTGGCCGATCACCCGAAGGCCGGCCTGGCGGTCGCGATGGGTTGGGCGCCGGACGACGAGGTCAGCTCCTATGACCTGGACCGCTGGCGCGCGCTGGAGTTCCCCGGCACCAACGGCCAGGTGTCGGCCTTGGGCCTGGCGACGTTCTACAACGCGCTCGCGCAGGAGAAACTGCTCAGCCGTCAACACATGGACGTGATCCGGGAGTGTCAGGGCGGCCTGGAGACCGACCTGGTGCTCGGACCTCGGGTCGCCGACCACGGTTGGGGGCTGGGCTACATGCTCAACCAGCGGTGCGTGAACGGGCCCAACCCGCGGATCTTCGGCCACGGCGGGCTCGGCGGCTCGTTTGGGTTCGTCGACCTCGAGCACCGCATCGGTTACGCCTACGTGGCCAACCGGTTCGACGCCACGAAGGCTAATGCCGACCCACGCAGCCTGGCATTGAGCAACGAGGTCTACGCCACCCTCGGGGTCGACGTCTCCCAGTTCTCGACATGA
- the tig gene encoding trigger factor → MKSSVEQLSPTRVRINVEVPFTELEPDFQRAYKELAKQVRLPGFRPGKVPTKLLEARFGREEMLDQVVNEALPARYGQAVSETEVHPIGRPEIEVTKKEYGEDLAFTAEVDVRPELTLPDLSSLQVSVDPIEVSDEDVEAELQSLRARFGTLTGVDRPVADGDFVSIDLSATVNGEEVPGAAAEGLSHEVGSGRLIDGLDDALIGMSVDESKEFTAKLATGEHAGQDAQVTVTVKTIKQRELPEPDDEFAQLASEFDTIDELRTNLRDQVARIKRAQQAEKIQQATMDALLEQVDVPLPEAIVQAQFDSALHGAIDSVGHDEDKFTEVLAQQGKTREEFEAETRTAVEKDVRRQLLFDALADDLQIQVGQDDLTERLVATSRQYGIEPQQLFAYLQENNQLPAMFADVRRGLAIAAVVSAATVTDTDGNVVDTSEFFPDRTKAADEADTADEAQDTTEEPSDN, encoded by the coding sequence GTGAAGAGCAGCGTCGAGCAGTTGAGCCCCACCCGGGTGCGCATCAACGTGGAGGTGCCTTTCACCGAACTCGAACCCGACTTCCAGCGCGCCTACAAGGAGCTGGCCAAGCAGGTCCGGCTGCCCGGATTCCGGCCCGGCAAGGTGCCGACGAAGTTACTCGAGGCCCGGTTCGGCCGGGAGGAGATGCTGGACCAGGTCGTCAACGAGGCGCTGCCGGCCCGGTACGGGCAAGCTGTCAGCGAGACCGAAGTGCACCCGATCGGCCGTCCCGAGATCGAGGTGACCAAAAAGGAGTACGGCGAGGACCTTGCGTTCACGGCCGAGGTCGACGTCCGCCCCGAGCTCACCCTTCCGGACCTGAGCTCGTTGCAGGTTTCGGTGGACCCGATCGAGGTCAGCGACGAGGACGTCGAAGCCGAACTGCAGTCGCTGCGCGCCCGGTTCGGCACGCTCACCGGGGTGGACCGGCCGGTCGCCGACGGTGACTTCGTCTCCATCGACTTGTCGGCGACTGTCAACGGCGAAGAGGTGCCGGGCGCCGCCGCGGAAGGACTGTCGCACGAGGTTGGCTCCGGCCGTCTGATCGACGGCCTCGACGACGCGCTCATCGGCATGTCGGTCGACGAGTCCAAGGAATTCACCGCCAAGCTGGCGACCGGTGAACACGCGGGCCAGGATGCGCAGGTCACCGTCACCGTCAAGACGATTAAGCAACGGGAGCTGCCGGAGCCCGACGACGAATTCGCGCAACTAGCAAGCGAATTCGACACCATCGACGAGCTGCGGACCAATCTGCGCGACCAGGTGGCCCGGATCAAGCGCGCCCAGCAGGCGGAGAAGATTCAGCAAGCCACGATGGACGCGCTGCTCGAACAGGTCGACGTGCCGCTGCCGGAGGCGATCGTGCAGGCCCAGTTCGACAGCGCGCTGCACGGCGCGATCGACAGCGTCGGCCATGACGAGGACAAGTTCACCGAGGTGCTCGCTCAGCAGGGCAAGACACGCGAGGAGTTCGAGGCCGAGACGCGTACCGCGGTGGAGAAGGACGTCCGGCGGCAGCTGCTGTTCGACGCGCTGGCCGACGACCTGCAGATCCAGGTCGGCCAGGACGACCTGACCGAGCGGCTGGTGGCGACGTCGCGGCAGTACGGCATCGAACCGCAGCAGCTGTTCGCCTACCTTCAGGAGAACAACCAGCTGCCCGCCATGTTCGCCGACGTGCGGCGCGGCTTGGCGATTGCCGCGGTGGTTTCGGCGGCGACGGTCACCGACACGGACGGCAACGTCGTCGACACGAGCGAGTTCTTCCCAGACCGGACGAAGGCGGCCGACGAAGCCGACACGGCCGACGAAGCCCAGGACACGACCGAAGAGCCCAGCGACAACTGA